The proteins below are encoded in one region of Clostridia bacterium:
- a CDS encoding phosphoribosylaminoimidazolesuccinocarboxamide synthase, translating to MKTQASDVLLQTDFPDLEIHASGKVRDIYRVGEEQLLFLATDRISAFDYVLASGIPNKGRVLTQLSLFWFDFLKDVVANHLLTANVDEYPEPLQKYRDQIKGRSMLVGKADMVSIECVVRGYLSGSGWKEYQQTGAVCSIKLPTGLKESDKLPEPIFTPASKAASGHDENIAFDEVVKRIGPELSEQLRDLSLKIYKKASEYAAQRGIIIADTKFEFGRTPKGIVLADEVLTPDSSRFWPADKYNPGSAQASYDKQYVRDYLEQIHWNKKPPAPGLPAEVQANTSAKYMEAYRLLTGRELPQ from the coding sequence GTGAAAACACAAGCATCTGACGTACTACTCCAAACCGACTTTCCAGACCTGGAAATCCATGCCAGCGGAAAAGTGCGCGACATCTATCGCGTGGGCGAAGAACAACTGCTCTTCCTGGCGACGGACAGAATATCTGCGTTCGACTACGTGCTCGCTTCGGGAATTCCGAACAAAGGGCGTGTGCTCACGCAGCTCTCACTGTTTTGGTTCGACTTCCTCAAGGACGTTGTCGCGAACCATCTACTGACGGCGAACGTCGACGAGTATCCGGAGCCTCTACAGAAGTATCGTGACCAGATCAAAGGGCGCTCGATGCTGGTAGGCAAGGCGGACATGGTCTCGATTGAATGCGTGGTGCGCGGCTACCTGTCAGGCTCAGGCTGGAAGGAATACCAGCAGACTGGCGCTGTCTGCAGCATCAAACTGCCAACGGGACTGAAGGAATCTGACAAACTGCCGGAACCGATCTTCACGCCGGCAAGCAAAGCGGCGAGCGGGCACGACGAAAACATTGCTTTCGATGAAGTCGTCAAGCGGATCGGCCCTGAACTGAGCGAGCAATTACGCGACCTGAGTCTGAAGATTTACAAGAAAGCGTCAGAGTACGCGGCGCAGCGCGGCATCATTATCGCGGACACCAAGTTTGAGTTCGGACGCACGCCAAAAGGCATTGTGCTGGCGGATGAGGTGTTAACACCCGATTCATCACGTTTCTGGCCGGCAGACAAGTACAACCCCGGCAGCGCGCAGGCGTCGTACGACAAGCAGTACGTGCGCGACTACCTGGAACAGATTCATTGGAATAAGAAGCCGCCCGCACCGGGTCTCCCCGCCGAAGTGCAGGCGAACACAAGCGCAAAATACATGGAAGCGTACCGTCTGCTGACAGGGCGCGAACTGCCGCAGTAA
- a CDS encoding CvpA family protein gives MSGLDWLIVAILSLSLLLAALQGFLYELFSLAGVVIGYLLAAWEYRRVAPWFLPYVKSDWIAHSVAFLLIFVFITLLAGIAGRIARSLAKEVGLRWFDRLLGAAFGLSRGALIVTVVVLALASFGPGSKWLTASQFGPYFLVIGRAATWVAPYELRERFRNGVTAVRDMRSQRDNEQAKSPK, from the coding sequence ATGAGCGGATTGGACTGGCTGATTGTGGCGATTCTGTCGCTGTCGCTACTGTTGGCTGCGCTGCAAGGGTTTTTGTACGAATTGTTCTCGCTGGCGGGCGTGGTCATTGGGTACCTCCTCGCTGCATGGGAATACCGCCGTGTCGCACCCTGGTTCTTGCCGTACGTCAAGAGCGACTGGATTGCGCACTCGGTCGCGTTCCTGCTGATCTTTGTATTTATCACCTTGCTGGCAGGAATCGCTGGAAGGATCGCGCGTTCGCTGGCAAAAGAAGTCGGCTTGAGGTGGTTTGATCGCCTGCTGGGTGCGGCTTTTGGGCTATCACGCGGGGCATTGATCGTGACGGTGGTTGTGTTGGCACTGGCATCGTTCGGACCAGGGTCGAAGTGGCTGACCGCATCGCAGTTTGGGCCGTACTTCCTGGTGATTGGGCGTGCGGCAACGTGGGTCGCGCCCTATGAGCTCCGTGAGCGGTTCCGCAACGGTGTCACGGCAGTCCGCGACATGAGGTCGCAACGCGACAACGAACAGGCAAAGAGCCCTAAATAG
- a CDS encoding helix-turn-helix domain-containing protein translates to MKDQLEALIMQMYQSGILYSEAVREFKKRFILTVLEENNGNQCKAARELGMHRNTLSRTIAELNLDVRALRNVSKRPQRRGPATAPALALEKKVAR, encoded by the coding sequence GTGAAGGACCAGTTGGAAGCTCTGATCATGCAGATGTACCAAAGCGGGATCCTATACTCGGAAGCTGTGCGGGAATTCAAGAAGCGCTTCATCCTGACCGTGCTGGAAGAGAACAACGGAAATCAATGCAAGGCCGCACGGGAACTGGGAATGCACCGCAACACACTGAGTCGCACGATTGCAGAGCTGAATCTGGACGTACGCGCGTTGCGAAATGTTTCCAAGCGCCCACAGCGGCGCGGCCCGGCAACAGCGCCGGCACTCGCGTTGGAGAAGAAAGTCGCACGGTAG